The sequence ACCAAGAAGAAACGTGAGGGGCCATTCTCTTATAACAGAGGGGTAAAAGGCAACCCGTGAGCGTCTGCCACCCCACGACACGTCACTTTTCCATCTTTCAGATTGACCCCTCTAGCCAACCCTGGGTCCGATTGAACCGCTCGGTCGACGCCATCCGATGCAAGTCGGAGCAGATACGGCCCCGTCGCATTGGTGAGGGCGTAGGTAGCGGTGCGAGGAACAATACCAGGCATATTGGCCACACCATAGTGAAGAACCCCATCGACCACATATACGGGGTTGGAATGAGTTGTCGGTCGAGTCGTTTCTACACAGCCACCCTGATCCACGGAGACATCCACGATTACCGATCCAGGCTTCATTCGTGATACCAACGAACGCGGCACAAGCTTCGGCGCCTTCATTCCTGGAACTAATACAGCTCCAATCAGAAGATCGGCCGAGGATACTGTCTCTTCAATGGCGGAAGAAGTCACGGCTCGGGTGATGATGCGCCCCTGATACTGATCGTCAAGAACGCGCAGCCGCTCAACGTCCAGATTGAGAACAGTCACCCGTGCCCCCAAACCCACAGCCATACGAATGGCCGATGAGCCTACCACTCCGGCGCCAAGAACCACGACGTGGCCGGGTTCAACCCCGGGCACCCCTCCCAACAACACCCCACATCCACCATTCACCTTTTCCAGGTACTGCGCCCCGATCTGCACCGACATTCGTCCGGCTATTTCACTCATCGGCTTGAGCATGGGAAGACTGCCGTCTCTCGCTTCCGTCGTCTCATAGGCGATGGCCGTCA is a genomic window of Candidatus Nitrospira kreftii containing:
- a CDS encoding Alanine dehydrogenase; this encodes MIIGIPKEIKDHEYRVSLTPEATAMLCQRGHEVWIESSAGEGSGFSDDEYRKVGATITRSTHDLFARSEMIVKVKEPLLAECSLFRPGQVLFTYLHLAALPDVTKELLRSRVTAIAYETTEARDGSLPMLKPMSEIAGRMSVQIGAQYLEKVNGGCGVLLGGVPGVEPGHVVVLGAGVVGSSAIRMAVGLGARVTVLNLDVERLRVLDDQYQGRIITRAVTSSAIEETVSSADLLIGAVLVPGMKAPKLVPRSLVSRMKPGSVIVDVSVDQGGCVETTRPTTHSNPVYVVDGVLHYGVANMPGIVPRTATYALTNATGPYLLRLASDGVDRAVQSDPGLARGVNLKDGKVTCRGVADAHGLPFTPLL